The Malaclemys terrapin pileata isolate rMalTer1 chromosome 7, rMalTer1.hap1, whole genome shotgun sequence nucleotide sequence atattttttttagaaatctagacctgttatgtgttttggtgtaacttgcattatccttatgttaaatttgcattatcctaacaaaacatttactttattcatatcaCTTTTATATGtgcaggtcaaagtgaaaatgaaaagacaaaaaacaatacaacaatttttccactcaaaggcctcaaaaGCTATCCAAggtgaagaacacatcaagaaccaagaatatatcaacatgtCCTCTGAAGGTTCAAGTGGTATATCTATATCTGACCAGCccaaagcacaaatacagctacctactgaagaaacagtgtctccaaaaccCAAAGGCAGTTCCCAATGTTTGTCGGTCACAGTGTTtccatttattgaagttacaaaagatggctactggtgcacctcttgcaaaaaagcttacgaagaaggaaagcttcccaatgctataattggtaaaagtggaggagcttggtttgtcaaactgatcagcaaagccaatgctgacaaactatgtgaaaaggctgcaaaacaccaggcctctggaGCGCATCAATATGCAGAAAGCCTtatgtgaaagtagaatgaattatattgtaaaaatagaatggattaaagaaatgctgtatgtacctttaagcagaaataaggaatgctgaaatataggtgtcaggaaaaggaacattaaggcataaacaatgagtccacttaagctaatggtgaaACATCAGCcggagatctgtaaaagttagtaagaaAATTGAGTATGTATGTCTAGCCTTgggtaaacttgtcagttctgctttctttgttctCTTGTTAAGTTTGcaccctttttatctgtataaaataaggtagtgtgggtctcggatggtgctcacattatctgggtgttattaccagagcgctgtgctaataaaacagagtggtctggcaaactgtgagtcctgagtctaactttgacacttataagcccactttcaaagccaattttagaagtacttaatgaggctgttaagaatgctggagacacaacacagttcatgagaacaaacatggctgtgacatcctactttctatttaagcacaCTACAAACTGTGCATtatcacttgttcatcctgaagttgaacactggttccgaacaagaccagcaaatgctcactatctttctgcaagaaagtCGATTGACTGGCTAGAAGCAAGTGGTGCAACAGTgcaagactcaacagttgaaaaagtgaagaattctcaccacattcaaaaaatttgcatacatggctgatgaatgcaccaaagcaaatgggcatcaagtattaagtcattgtgtatgttatcttgatgtcaggggtaggccagtagatgcatttctagaagttcaagttatagaagacacattgtctgcatctgtgacaacccacatcttagaagagttaaatgcttgtcaattggaccccaaacagatggctgcttgtgcatttgatggagctgaaaACTTCtttggaagacatggtggagtacaaggtttgctcagagaaaagtgtaaccctaatctctcctatacacactgtacaggccatctactccaactagtgctagtacaagctgcagactcttcaaaagacatttaaaaagctataaatttaatgtcttcattattttttttcagcaagagtccaaaaagactgaatatcttgggaaatatagaagatacactggactgaagttcaaattagtccaacctgggaaaacccgctggctttctcatgagcgatccttggctgttgtcttaaaattactccagttgttattactggctttggaaagtatctaccaagatggtatggatctaagtagtgaggctggtggattacttttgctactacattcagagaagactattgccattctctctcttgtaagtcttctattgaaaccacttgggtcattaagcAATGCCAttcaggcatctgctacaacagtagtagatctttgtccagcaatagaagctacatttggatcaatcagaaagctatccattgaaaaggtactggaagaagcaaagacttcagtccagaagttgactaatgaaggcatttatattgaatccttaagtgaagaagacaagaattgtttgttaagacaactgaaaaagtacacagacttgattcttaaaaaatctacaacagcgacttctagattctactcaacctctacgtagcttttacagatgcctgtcctataaaacaccaacagttgagtggagtgaggcactaccagcagtggggctgccatgtgatcagaATAGagcatttgaacacagagtggaatatcatatgacgaatgaatgaagatttgacttcaacttcgttttttatcatcactagtggctcaacccgatctttgtgttctgtttcctgggatgaaagaagtaggaattcatctcttgctactcccagtcacaacagctacagttgaggaTTCTTtttcattgaatagaattttgtgttctgaaagaagttgccttctgcctgatcatgtgaatgaactaatgagcatatcaattgaaggaatggaagtaccggacatacgagaagccaccaaagatgaacacattgccttcaagaagttcattaacagagagttgtgcaaaattataacaagaaaccaagaaggatgtagacgtagtgcttcatagaaggcttgagtagccaattttaatttgtgtgatgattttaaaatatgagttaaatctaataaaatggtcatgaatcatttttcagtttttactatggtgccttacagcccaccttcaccctcacagtctcatccctcatcggccctgacacacacaccctataaattcgaacacccccgccccccaatttcAATTCTTGGGGAAACCACTGCCCCGAAACAATCCCCTCACCTCACCTCAATCTCTAGTGCAGCCTCAGGAAAACCCACAGCATCCTCCAGTGCAAGCCCCAGAATAATCCCTAACGGCTCCCTATTGCATTCCTCAGGATAATCTCCAACACACATCTCTAATGCATTCACATCCCCCAGGATAACTACCCAAACCTCTTCTAGTGCATCCCCTAGGATAACCCCCAACACCCCCAGTGCTTCCCCAATAGCCCCCGCATCTCCCTCTGGTGCAGCCTGCAGAATGACCCACAACATTGTCACTCTAGTAAAGCCCCCCAGAATAACCCCATCACCCACCTCCAGTGCACTCCGTCCAAATAACTTCTTTACCGTATCTGCCTAATACAGTCTCTCAtaattcctctctcccccacaactCTCATACTTCTGAGTTGCTCTGAAAAGGTCTAATCAATGGTGTTTAAAATGCCACTAACAGCCAATGGTACACCTACATAATTATATGTAAtggttaaggctaagattttgtcatgcatgtttttagtaaaaatcaagGACTgatcacgggcaataaagaaaaattcacagacgcctgtgacctgtccatgacttttactaaattaTGCGTGACAAAATGGGGAACTGTGGGATACCCCCTCTGCCCGTGGCAGCTCGGCGCTCAGGGGCCCTGCCGCCTCAGGCTGTGGGGGTATCCTGCAGCTCCTGGTTGCCATAGGCGGCAGggggactctgcagctcccagccactgtgggttgaagtcacagaggtctctggaagtcatgaaTTTTGTGACTTCTGTGATATATGACAAAATCATAACCTTAGTAATGgtaggacattttaaaaagcttaccCTAGTTTcttcatcatgttcctattacgctTCTGGTGTTTAGagcagtgacgaagctcctccactcctgtctatTTCTCACAAGTCTTTCAagggttccccagctgtgccccatcgtgttcagctcggcttccacagctcatGTTGTTTTTAGGCAGCCTCGTTTTCACTTGCcgtcaggtgtccatcttattgctactctagtgatggaatcagtttctatCCAAAGCACATGACCAATCCATCTCCAGttcctcctggcaatgatggtgctcatatcCCCTTTTCTGCACTGTGTCAatgtttgagattgttctgggccaaaagatacagaggatttttctgaggtagGTAATATGGAATGAAGAtggtttggacatgtcatactttctcatcccccagcattctgcactataaagtagtgttgaaaatacacagctctgataaatcttgaggtTGGTTGTGgtatattttgatgatttccagactgtattaagctcctgaaggtgtgcCTGGATTTATTGATGTGGAAGCCAAGCTGAAAAaccttgggcagcaccatcagccaggatggtggaataagccaggacatctggaacaaaatcaatatCCTAGTTTAGACTGTGCCTAACTCTTATTGAATGAAGTAATTTTTTTCtacaataattattatttaactgTGTAAAGGTATTCAGGTTGTGTATAAACTCAGATTGTATTATCACATGTCCTTCAGAGAAAAGACAGTACTGCAAGGTTCCATCACCTACATCTGTGTACTTGACAATctttttggtgtgtgtttgtacagtgccctgcataatggggttctggtccatgactggggcttgttggtgctaccataatacaattaaataattaataactaATACTTTAATGGGGAATGTATAATATAACTGGGGGGGGCATGGAAACTCCCAGAATTTCCTGTTTATAATCACCACTGcacccaacaaaattaaaccAATGATTAAGTTTCTTCCCCCTCCAGACCGCAGGTTGGTAACGTTCGGCCAAGCAAGATGCCCCAACCCTGTATTTTCAGTCAGGCGCTGGACGGGCGCCTCTCTCCTGCACTTTTACTCAGGCTCTGATGAGGCGCCCTCGCGTtcggctctgccccttccctaagCCCCCGCGCGCAGGGATATGATTGGCTGCCGCGGGGTCCTCCTTCCTTTCCTCGCTCCCTCGGAGAGAGCTAACCGCCGAGATGGTGAGTGTCCGCGGCGCGACCCGTTTTTATCCGCCTTGTACCGCCGCCATCCTGCCGCTGCGGGGCTCGCGGGACCCCGCGGCCTGCCCGGGCCCACCGGCTGGGGGCGGCTGCGCGGGCATTGGGGCGCCCGGGCGGGAGTCAGTAGCGGCGCGaccgcttcccccctccccccccccccggcctctgggctggggctccGTGAGCTCCCCCGGGCAGCGCTGGGCTCTGACTCCCCGCACTGCTCGGCTCTCTCCAGCGCGGCTGCATGCGTGGTGCGCACAGCCGGGCTTTCTCCGGCCGGGCCAGCGCGACGGGGGTGTCGCGGGGGGATGTGACATGCTGCCCGCTAACAGCTCGGCTGGAGCCGCCGTTGGCTCTGCGCATCGCCCCTACACGTGCATTCAGTCCCACTTCGCCTCCCGCTGCGTCTCTGCCCCCAACCCAGCGCTTCCCGGGAGCTGGACGCAGGCACAACGGCAGCGGCCTGGTGTGCTCAGGCAAGTGATGGTTTCCCTTTGCACCCTAGCAAACGAGTTAGTAGCCCGCCGCCGCTGCCTAGGCGTGTGCGTCCATAGGCTTCACACAAAGTGTTGCCGGTGACGTGGTGCATGCACTTTCTTTTATATTTACCTTACACACGAGGTTTAAATTATGCCTTGGTATAAAAAATTCTTGGTCTACAGGTGGATCAAATCTGAACTGTTCATGTAACAAACATGACTTGTATCCCTGTTAGTGCCCCACAACCCAGGTCCAGTTTCttttttacaataaataataTTGCATAGTGGTGGGTGCTCAGTGTCAGACAGGTTGTGGACATTGTTCTGTGGGCTGCAAACTGCATGAATTCCATAAGTATCATGACAGCTTTCTTTTTTCTGCATCCTTGCAATAGCTCTCCTAGCACAGGTGGAGATTGTATTGCAGCAGTATCTTGCTATGAGTTTCAGACAAGTTTTTCATAAGTTTTTGCAAACCAGCTGATGAGTTATTTGAAGTACTGTGTTGATGTGCCATCTTGGTGTGAAAGATCATGGAAGAACTCAAATGCATATTAATTGGTTTTTCAAACTATCTTGTAGAATGACACTGTGACCATCAGAACCAGGAAGTTCATGACTAATAGACTGCTTCAGCGTAAACAGATGGTAAGAAATATTAGGTACTACCTTAGTTTTGCTTATCTGTTTATGCTGGGTTATGTGTTTTATGTTACTGTACTTTTAGTTCTTAAAGCTTGTACTTTTTAGAATGACCCTAGGTAAAAGACTTCTAGATAGGGTAGACTTTTTTTCAAGATATACCTGCCTAGTGGGTAGACTGTCTATAGTtgccatttacattaatttgttGTAATGTCTTGCTAGACCATTAGATGTGTACGAAGATTCTAGTTAGGGAATAGGACCTAAGTATTCCCTATGATCATTGTTAAAGCTTGAAAATGCTAAACTGCCCACTAACTGCTTTGCTGTACTTTATTCTGAAGATGTAGGCAAAGCTACTGTGAGTGGTATGGAGAATAATATGAAGCAGAGCTCATACAATGATAGAACTCTGCAATGATAGTAGTTTTTAACTTGATTTTTGACTCTTGAATTTTTGCTTGAGTCTCTGTATAGTGAGATGTACACCAAATGGGAACTGCTGGCTTCCATTGTTGCTGTGGTGTGTTAATTTAGATGCCAACTGTGGGTAGTGATATTTTCCTTATTAGCTATTTTAAGGTTATTTAGATATTCTTGTTATGTATGGAATATCTTTATACTATTATAAACTATGGATATTTCTAACTGGAAAAACTTACCTCTGTAGGTGATTGATGTTCTTCATCCTGGAAAGGCCACAGTTCCCAAAACTGAAATCAGAGAAAAGCTGGCAAAAATGTACAAAACAACGCCAGATGTAATTTTCGTCTTTGGCTTCAGAACCCATTTTGGTGGTGGCAAGACAACAGGCTTTGGCATGATTTATGATTCCCTGGACTATGCAAAGAAGAATGAACCAAAGCACAGATTGGCCAGGGTAAGTTTCTTGCTTGTAATTTTTACACTGCCAAGAAGCTTGCTGTTTGTTCTAAAGGGCATCTTGCATATAGTTAGGGTCCAAAACCTGAAACATTGCAGCAAAGTTAAAACTATTAACTTAGGTTTTTTTTATTGAGGTACAAAAATGAGATCTATAAATAAAAATCCCTTCTCTCTATTCATGAATTTACAGAGTAGAAACAAGCTTTTTGTTGTAATGCAGATGAAGGGGAATGAATTGATTTATGATCAGCTGTGGATTTTAGCAGTACAACCTAATGGTTAATGGAATGGGCACAAGATCATGGGATGAGCATGCATAGTATATATGTTCTTAAAAATATACTCAACTGCATCTCTACATTTTCATCCCGTAAAGTTGCCTCATTTTGTATTAGGTGCGGTATTAGCagaacttttaaatatatttttagggCTTACATTAATAATTATACTTTGAATTATTAAAGCTTTTGAtatatgtaaatatttaatatagAAACACTTTATAGATATTATTGAGTTCACTTCAGTAATTGTGGACATAATTCTCTTACTACTAGCATGGCTTGTATGAAAAGAAGAAGACTTCGAGAAAACAGCGAAAGGAGCGTAAGAACAGAATGAAGAAAGTCAGGGGCACAGCCAAGGCAAATGTTGGTGCTGGCAAGAAGGTATGATGAAACCTGCAGACTACAGCATAGATACTGGATTTTAGTTTCTTTGGTAGACAGGTTTCTTCCTcaacaaaataataattttctttcttaatttttttaccTTTCCTACTGGATAACAGAAGGTAACTTATGAGATCCTGTGTAATTCTAACTCAGTagtttacagtagaacctcagtgttACAAACTGACCAATCAACCATGCACGTTATTTGGAActagaagtatgcaatcaggcagcagcagagaccaaaaaactGCCACCAAATACTGTGTTAAACATGAAGTACATATAAAAAGGAAAGCcgcttttttttcttctgcatagtaatgtttcaaagctgtattaaatcaatgctCAGTTATAAACTTTTTTTGAAAGAATAACTCTAatgttatgaacatttcagagtaatgaacagcctccattcccgaggtgtctaTAACTCTGAGTTTCTAATGTAGTTTTGCTCACCTGGTTACTGTTCAGTAGCTAACTTAATATGAAGATTTAAGTGATAGCATATTTAatatgctatttttttaaatctcgtgAAACTGTACTTTGTTGCAATCAAAGTAATGGACACCTCACTCTAATTACTAGATAACTCCGATGATGGACAATAAAACTTAAGTTCTCCCCAGACTTGAGTTTTGTTCATtagattttcccccctcccccatgttcgAGGACTCCAGTCAGTTCCTCCCACAAAGGAACAtaaggcatggctacacttgcagatgtagagcgctgtgaccCACCtttggagagcgcagtagggaaagtgctgcagtctgtccacactgacagctgcttgcgcactggtgtggccacatttgcggcacttgcagtggtattgggagcggtgcattatgggcagctctcccagcatgcaagtgaccgcaacgtgcttttcaaatgggggtggcgTGGAATGTGACAGAGTGTGTTgtatgtatgtggggggagagagagtggggggctgagagcatgtcagcatgctgtcttgtaagttcagacagcaacagaccTCCCCCCATCTCTCACACCGCATTCCACACAATGGTTTTCGTGGCGCTTTGAAAGTGCATTTCCACATTcgtacaggagttcaaaacaatgacacgagtggccacttgacttaaggggattatgggacgtttccggaggccgatcagagcgcagtaacccaacacctcgttcacactgatgcccgTGTGTTGTA carries:
- the RPS24 gene encoding 40S ribosomal protein S24 isoform X2, with translation MNDTVTIRTRKFMTNRLLQRKQMVIDVLHPGKATVPKTEIREKLAKMYKTTPDVIFVFGFRTHFGGGKTTGFGMIYDSLDYAKKNEPKHRLARHGLYEKKKTSRKQRKERKNRMKKVRGTAKANVGAGKK
- the RPS24 gene encoding 40S ribosomal protein S24 isoform X1; translation: MNDTVTIRTRKFMTNRLLQRKQMVIDVLHPGKATVPKTEIREKLAKMYKTTPDVIFVFGFRTHFGGGKTTGFGMIYDSLDYAKKNEPKHRLARHGLYEKKKTSRKQRKERKNRMKKVRGTAKANVGAGKKK